A window of Glycine soja cultivar W05 chromosome 13, ASM419377v2, whole genome shotgun sequence genomic DNA:
ACTCTCTTCCCATCTGggattttcattaattatggTGAAATTTTGTTTGGTTCTATTTTTAACATTATCCAAAAACAATGGTGCTGCATAATGATGATTAATCTTACTTTCCATGGTTTTGAAACCCGTAACCGGATTAAAACCCCGTTGGGGTACCCATTGATCTTCACCAAAGGTGGTAATCATATACTAATTTTCAGAGTCACTAGGACCGTTTATTATTTGAGTTTGGTTATTGTCCTGATGACCGTTGTGTCCTGCTTTCCATATCTCTGCATGTTTTCCAAATTTGACTAACTTCTGGACCAAAGTGGATGGATCGACAATGCCTGTGACAATTGCCTTCTG
This region includes:
- the LOC114381753 gene encoding heavy metal-associated isoprenylated plant protein 37-like; its protein translation is MSTSDYELIKIETFVLKVRMNCQGCINKVRKVLQKVEGVCKVDINAEEQKAIVTGIVDPSTLVQKLVKFGKHAEIWKAGHNGHQDNNQTQIINGPSDSEN